Genomic segment of Peribacillus frigoritolerans:
AAAAGGTTCAGGCCTACAGGTTGGAACTCCTGTTTCATGGCGCGGGCAATTTCCGGTACCACTTCAAAAAGATTCTTGGCAATCTCAGGTGTCAACTCATAAAGATTTTCCTTATGTACTTTAGGTATTACCAGCGTATGGCCTTTTGTTACTTGACTGATATCGAGAAAGGCCAATACATGTTCATTTTCGAAAACTTTGCTGCTTGGAATTTCCCCGTCGATTATTTTGCAAAAAATGCAATCACTCATTAAAAACGCTCCTTTAAAAGTTAATGTATTTGGTTAATCGTACCATAGCTTGAATCCTTGAGAAAAGGAAAAATCATAAAAACAGGATGCAACATTAAGTTGCACCCTGCCTGTCGAAAAAGGGGGTTTTGCTTCAAAATCGCATTAGCATAAATTCTCTGCGACAAACACCTCATCTACATTTTAGTAAAATACG
This window contains:
- a CDS encoding HIT family protein yields the protein MSDCIFCKIIDGEIPSSKVFENEHVLAFLDISQVTKGHTLVIPKVHKENLYELTPEIAKNLFEVVPEIARAMKQEFQPVGLNLLNNNGEAAGQSVFHFHMHLIPRHGEGDGFGAVWKTNTSDYTPDDLKQIADSIAQHLK